In a single window of the Ooceraea biroi isolate clonal line C1 chromosome 8, Obir_v5.4, whole genome shotgun sequence genome:
- the LOC105285666 gene encoding uncharacterized protein LOC105285666 isoform X4 encodes MENPHRVANASNVRRHTNARRNVLSNASYGLTCTKDAEYKCSVNYSSRLQQEKNYLQRSVSADNVVIRSRGYKPSDRHDPVKRNFLESLTSKILHFDMEGGETTPINLQKLLTPASDSHELVQSKNKKMFASSYFYAPTHPTVEDQVELARRISHSLSDVKNVKSKGQSMYVNRKKRSVKWIHDGNGIEDEEESTTTIHKDKLPLKCVMNPCGKVLDIHGIQALGEEVNIAPKNPEKLFDIVRDLNTQKGRGAEIFAKRRKRSEKWVVDQEQPQTPNTPTTPKTPMYPEKPEINGNAKLMTPSSLTPRTPVSNIDKPFYNPFTVDISLDNANVPIADRYRSHCNTNQCSHFSEVKKIYLREVAVGTDSDFPPDQSRSSVIEKSRRIAFEPTNDRANIASNRANNSNRYINKDSYQSPRKPNFYNGRNNYDEDTRLQKHFDNKYNGNATDNKIANEQQNGSHAQNVNEETEYTPVPVKQLIQEFEKTCRPVLQYKQISPKIIPIVQQCPLDNDIARFFETRSRAKYNNNPEEDAYAIRACEGYEGSAKPQTRCNGRLCATHETYQKLQSRRNGQLYGDRRESYEGAAKLQPRCNGYVSTDESEYTTDDSDSEDIADYQSEAGPVDRGNSAPSALLNCCDSSEYSFAFEDEYSSTARRRSTTSQELEALYGNDVDARYVNTEAEMPPEVKSLMLSMIASQEDILETKKHLRSTPVLDNLLGTTTPEFKLADANPELGNKLYENDNYAGPKLSSLHNLTNYNTAPRGWDQSFTIYRPIKFEKPQEIMYSDF; translated from the exons ATGGAGAATCCGCATCGTGTTGCGAACGCTTCGAATGTCCGCAGACACACAAACGCCAGGCGTAACGTTCTGAGCAACGCGTCGTACGGGCTCACGTGCACCAAGGATGCCGAGTACAAGTGCAGCGTGAACTACAGCAGCCGCCTGCAACAGGAGAAGAATTATTTGCAGCGCAGCGTTTCCGCGGACAATGTTGTGATTCGTTCGCGCGGTTACAAGCCGTCCGACAGACACGATCCGGTGAAAAGGAACTTCCTCGAGAGTCTCACTTCGAAAATATTGCACTTCGACATG GAAGGGGGCGAGACTACTCCGATTAACTTGCAAAAATTGCTCACCCCGGCGTCGGACTCTCATGAGCTAGTACAGTCGAAAAATA aAAAAATGTTTGCGTCCTCGTATTTTTACGCGCCGACGCATCCGACGGTCGAGGATCAGGTAGAACTTGCTCGGCGAATTTCGCATTCTCTTAGCGATGTGAAAAATGTGAAGAGCAAAGGACAGAGCATGTATGTGAACAGAAAGAAACGATCCGTTAAGTGGATCCACGACGGCAACG GTATCGAGGATGAAGAGGAATCGACTACAACCATTCATAAG GACAAGCTTCCTCTCAAATGCGTGATGAATCCATGCGGAAAAGTGTTGGATATCCACGGCATTCAGGCACTAGGTGAGGAAGTCAATATCGCGCCGAAAAATCCCGAGAAGCTCTTCGATATCGTTCGCGACTTGAACACTCAGAAAGGACGTG GCGCTGAGATATTTGCGAAACGTAGAAAAAGGTCGGAAAAGTGGGTGGTGGATCAAGAGCAACCGCAGACACCTAATACACCCACTACGCCGAAAACGCCAATGTATCCGGAGAAACCG GAAATTAATGGTAACGCGAAGTTGATGACGCCGTCATCATTGACACCTCGCACGCCGGTTTCGAACATCGACAAACCGTTTTACAATCCTTTCACGGTGGACATCTCCCTCGACAACGCAAATGTGCCGATAGCAG ACAGGTACCGATCGCACTGCAACACTAACCAGTGCAGTCACTTCAGCGaagtaaaaaagatttatttgcgaGAGGTAGCGGTCGGCACAGACTCCGATTTCCCTCCGGACCAATCTCGATCATCCGTCATCGAAAAATCTCGACGTATCGCTTTCGAGCCTACTAACGATCGCGCTAATATCGCCAGTAATCGTGCAAATAACAGTAACAGATACATTAACAAGGACAGTTATCAGTCGCCGAGAAAACCCAACTTCTACAACGGACGGAACAACTATGACGAAGACACGAGGCTCCAAAAGCATTTCGACAATAAGTATAACGGTAATGCGACGGACAACAAGATCGCGAACGAGCAACAAAACGGCAGCCACGCGCAGAATGTCAACGAGGAAACCGAGTACACTCCCGTACCGGTGAAGCAACTGATACAGGAATTCGAGAAGACGTGCCGACCGGTTCTACAATACAAGCAGATCAGCCCGAAGATCATTCCAATCGTGCAGCAGTGTCCGTTGGATAACGATATAGCGCGCTTCTTCGAGACGAGAAGTCGCGCGAAGTACAACAACAACCCGGAGGAGGATGCGTACGCGATACG cgCGTGTGAAGGCTACGAGGGTTCTGCGAAGCCGCAGACCCGGTGCAACGGTCGGTTATGCGCCACGCATGAGACCTACCAGAAACTGCAGTCCCGGCGCAACGGACAATTGTACGGAGACCGCCGCGAGAGTTACGAAGGAGCGGCGAAGCTGCAGCCTCGCTGCAACGGCTACGTTTCCACGGACGAAAGCGAGTACACGACGGACGACAGCGATTCCGAGGATATCGCCGACTATCAGAGCGAGGCGGGGCCCGTGGACCGCGGCAATTCCGCACCATCCGCCCTGCTGAACTGCTGCGACAGCAGCGAATACTCGTTCGCGTTCGAGGACGAGTACTCGAGTACCGCGAGACGTCGTTCGACCACCTCGCAGGAGCTGGAGGCTCTTTACGGGAACGACGTGGATGCGAGATACGTTAACACCGAGGCCGAGATGCCTCCCGAGGTGAAATCGTTGATGCTCTCGATGATCGCCTCGCAGGAGGACATACTCGAGACGAAAAAACACCTGCGTAGCACACCGGTCCTGGATAATCTCTTAGGCACCACCACGCCAGAATTCAAACTCGCTGACGCTAACCCGGAGCTAG gCAATAAACTGTACGAGAACGACAATTATGCTGGACCGAAATTGTCCAGCCTCCACAATTTGACGAATTACAATACGGCGCCGCGTGGATGGGATCAGTCTTTCACTATCTATCGGCCTATTAAATTCGAGAAACCGCAGGAAATCATGTATTCTGATTTTTAA
- the LOC105285666 gene encoding uncharacterized protein LOC105285666 isoform X1: MYIKCGPQRTGTTSGSLPGRRAEVTTRRPFFLSVSLNHIGIKSWGKESCRERHTNARRNVLSNASYGLTCTKDAEYKCSVNYSSRLQQEKNYLQRSVSADNVVIRSRGYKPSDRHDPVKRNFLESLTSKILHFDMEGGETTPINLQKLLTPASDSHELVQSKNKKMFASSYFYAPTHPTVEDQVELARRISHSLSDVKNVKSKGQSMYVNRKKRSVKWIHDGNGIEDEEESTTTIHKDKLPLKCVMNPCGKVLDIHGIQALGEEVNIAPKNPEKLFDIVRDLNTQKGRGAEIFAKRRKRSEKWVVDQEQPQTPNTPTTPKTPMYPEKPEINGNAKLMTPSSLTPRTPVSNIDKPFYNPFTVDISLDNANVPIADRYRSHCNTNQCSHFSEVKKIYLREVAVGTDSDFPPDQSRSSVIEKSRRIAFEPTNDRANIASNRANNSNRYINKDSYQSPRKPNFYNGRNNYDEDTRLQKHFDNKYNGNATDNKIANEQQNGSHAQNVNEETEYTPVPVKQLIQEFEKTCRPVLQYKQISPKIIPIVQQCPLDNDIARFFETRSRAKYNNNPEEDAYAIRACEGYEGSAKPQTRCNGRLCATHETYQKLQSRRNGQLYGDRRESYEGAAKLQPRCNGYVSTDESEYTTDDSDSEDIADYQSEAGPVDRGNSAPSALLNCCDSSEYSFAFEDEYSSTARRRSTTSQELEALYGNDVDARYVNTEAEMPPEVKSLMLSMIASQEDILETKKHLRSTPVLDNLLGTTTPEFKLADANPELGNKLYENDNYAGPKLSSLHNLTNYNTAPRGWDQSFTIYRPIKFEKPQEIMYSDF; this comes from the exons ACACACAAACGCCAGGCGTAACGTTCTGAGCAACGCGTCGTACGGGCTCACGTGCACCAAGGATGCCGAGTACAAGTGCAGCGTGAACTACAGCAGCCGCCTGCAACAGGAGAAGAATTATTTGCAGCGCAGCGTTTCCGCGGACAATGTTGTGATTCGTTCGCGCGGTTACAAGCCGTCCGACAGACACGATCCGGTGAAAAGGAACTTCCTCGAGAGTCTCACTTCGAAAATATTGCACTTCGACATG GAAGGGGGCGAGACTACTCCGATTAACTTGCAAAAATTGCTCACCCCGGCGTCGGACTCTCATGAGCTAGTACAGTCGAAAAATA aAAAAATGTTTGCGTCCTCGTATTTTTACGCGCCGACGCATCCGACGGTCGAGGATCAGGTAGAACTTGCTCGGCGAATTTCGCATTCTCTTAGCGATGTGAAAAATGTGAAGAGCAAAGGACAGAGCATGTATGTGAACAGAAAGAAACGATCCGTTAAGTGGATCCACGACGGCAACG GTATCGAGGATGAAGAGGAATCGACTACAACCATTCATAAG GACAAGCTTCCTCTCAAATGCGTGATGAATCCATGCGGAAAAGTGTTGGATATCCACGGCATTCAGGCACTAGGTGAGGAAGTCAATATCGCGCCGAAAAATCCCGAGAAGCTCTTCGATATCGTTCGCGACTTGAACACTCAGAAAGGACGTG GCGCTGAGATATTTGCGAAACGTAGAAAAAGGTCGGAAAAGTGGGTGGTGGATCAAGAGCAACCGCAGACACCTAATACACCCACTACGCCGAAAACGCCAATGTATCCGGAGAAACCG GAAATTAATGGTAACGCGAAGTTGATGACGCCGTCATCATTGACACCTCGCACGCCGGTTTCGAACATCGACAAACCGTTTTACAATCCTTTCACGGTGGACATCTCCCTCGACAACGCAAATGTGCCGATAGCAG ACAGGTACCGATCGCACTGCAACACTAACCAGTGCAGTCACTTCAGCGaagtaaaaaagatttatttgcgaGAGGTAGCGGTCGGCACAGACTCCGATTTCCCTCCGGACCAATCTCGATCATCCGTCATCGAAAAATCTCGACGTATCGCTTTCGAGCCTACTAACGATCGCGCTAATATCGCCAGTAATCGTGCAAATAACAGTAACAGATACATTAACAAGGACAGTTATCAGTCGCCGAGAAAACCCAACTTCTACAACGGACGGAACAACTATGACGAAGACACGAGGCTCCAAAAGCATTTCGACAATAAGTATAACGGTAATGCGACGGACAACAAGATCGCGAACGAGCAACAAAACGGCAGCCACGCGCAGAATGTCAACGAGGAAACCGAGTACACTCCCGTACCGGTGAAGCAACTGATACAGGAATTCGAGAAGACGTGCCGACCGGTTCTACAATACAAGCAGATCAGCCCGAAGATCATTCCAATCGTGCAGCAGTGTCCGTTGGATAACGATATAGCGCGCTTCTTCGAGACGAGAAGTCGCGCGAAGTACAACAACAACCCGGAGGAGGATGCGTACGCGATACG cgCGTGTGAAGGCTACGAGGGTTCTGCGAAGCCGCAGACCCGGTGCAACGGTCGGTTATGCGCCACGCATGAGACCTACCAGAAACTGCAGTCCCGGCGCAACGGACAATTGTACGGAGACCGCCGCGAGAGTTACGAAGGAGCGGCGAAGCTGCAGCCTCGCTGCAACGGCTACGTTTCCACGGACGAAAGCGAGTACACGACGGACGACAGCGATTCCGAGGATATCGCCGACTATCAGAGCGAGGCGGGGCCCGTGGACCGCGGCAATTCCGCACCATCCGCCCTGCTGAACTGCTGCGACAGCAGCGAATACTCGTTCGCGTTCGAGGACGAGTACTCGAGTACCGCGAGACGTCGTTCGACCACCTCGCAGGAGCTGGAGGCTCTTTACGGGAACGACGTGGATGCGAGATACGTTAACACCGAGGCCGAGATGCCTCCCGAGGTGAAATCGTTGATGCTCTCGATGATCGCCTCGCAGGAGGACATACTCGAGACGAAAAAACACCTGCGTAGCACACCGGTCCTGGATAATCTCTTAGGCACCACCACGCCAGAATTCAAACTCGCTGACGCTAACCCGGAGCTAG gCAATAAACTGTACGAGAACGACAATTATGCTGGACCGAAATTGTCCAGCCTCCACAATTTGACGAATTACAATACGGCGCCGCGTGGATGGGATCAGTCTTTCACTATCTATCGGCCTATTAAATTCGAGAAACCGCAGGAAATCATGTATTCTGATTTTTAA
- the LOC105285666 gene encoding uncharacterized protein LOC105285666 isoform X2 → MYIKCGPQRTGTTSGSLPGRRAEVTTRRPFFLSVSLNHIGIKSWGKESCRERHTNARRNVLSNASYGLTCTKDAEYKCSVNYSSRLQQEKNYLQRSVSADNVVIRSRGYKPSDRHDPVKRNFLESLTSKILHFDMEGGETTPINLQKLLTPASDSHELVQSKNKKMFASSYFYAPTHPTVEDQVELARRISHSLSDVKNVKSKGQSMYVNRKKRSVKWIHDGNGIEDEEESTTTIHKDKLPLKCVMNPCGKVLDIHGIQALGEEVNIAPKNPEKLFDIVRDLNTQKGRGAEIFAKRRKRSEKWVVDQEQPQTPNTPTTPKTPMYPEKPEINGNAKLMTPSSLTPRTPVSNIDKPFYNPFTVDISLDNANVPIADRYRSHCNTNQCSHFSEVKKIYLREVAVGTDSDFPPDQSRSSVIEKSRRIAFEPTNDRANIASNRANNSNRYINKDSYQSPRKPNFYNGRNNYDEDTRLQKHFDNKYNGNATDNKIANEQQNGSHAQNVNEETEYTPVPVKQLIQEFEKTCRPVLQYKQISPKIIPIVQQCPLDNDIARFFETRSRAKYNNNPEEDAYAIRACEGYEGSAKPQTRCNGRLCATHETYQKLQSRRNGQLYGDRRESYEGAAKLQPRCNGYVSTDESEYTTDDSDSEDIADYQSEAGPVDRGNSAPSALLNCCDSSEYSFAFEDEYSSTARRRSTTSQELEALYGNDVDARYVNTEAEMPPEVKSLMLSMIASQEDILETKKHLRSTPVLDNLLGTTTPEFKLADANPELGNKLYENDNYAGPKLSSLHNLTNYNTAPRGWDQSFTIYRPIKFEKPQEIMS, encoded by the exons ACACACAAACGCCAGGCGTAACGTTCTGAGCAACGCGTCGTACGGGCTCACGTGCACCAAGGATGCCGAGTACAAGTGCAGCGTGAACTACAGCAGCCGCCTGCAACAGGAGAAGAATTATTTGCAGCGCAGCGTTTCCGCGGACAATGTTGTGATTCGTTCGCGCGGTTACAAGCCGTCCGACAGACACGATCCGGTGAAAAGGAACTTCCTCGAGAGTCTCACTTCGAAAATATTGCACTTCGACATG GAAGGGGGCGAGACTACTCCGATTAACTTGCAAAAATTGCTCACCCCGGCGTCGGACTCTCATGAGCTAGTACAGTCGAAAAATA aAAAAATGTTTGCGTCCTCGTATTTTTACGCGCCGACGCATCCGACGGTCGAGGATCAGGTAGAACTTGCTCGGCGAATTTCGCATTCTCTTAGCGATGTGAAAAATGTGAAGAGCAAAGGACAGAGCATGTATGTGAACAGAAAGAAACGATCCGTTAAGTGGATCCACGACGGCAACG GTATCGAGGATGAAGAGGAATCGACTACAACCATTCATAAG GACAAGCTTCCTCTCAAATGCGTGATGAATCCATGCGGAAAAGTGTTGGATATCCACGGCATTCAGGCACTAGGTGAGGAAGTCAATATCGCGCCGAAAAATCCCGAGAAGCTCTTCGATATCGTTCGCGACTTGAACACTCAGAAAGGACGTG GCGCTGAGATATTTGCGAAACGTAGAAAAAGGTCGGAAAAGTGGGTGGTGGATCAAGAGCAACCGCAGACACCTAATACACCCACTACGCCGAAAACGCCAATGTATCCGGAGAAACCG GAAATTAATGGTAACGCGAAGTTGATGACGCCGTCATCATTGACACCTCGCACGCCGGTTTCGAACATCGACAAACCGTTTTACAATCCTTTCACGGTGGACATCTCCCTCGACAACGCAAATGTGCCGATAGCAG ACAGGTACCGATCGCACTGCAACACTAACCAGTGCAGTCACTTCAGCGaagtaaaaaagatttatttgcgaGAGGTAGCGGTCGGCACAGACTCCGATTTCCCTCCGGACCAATCTCGATCATCCGTCATCGAAAAATCTCGACGTATCGCTTTCGAGCCTACTAACGATCGCGCTAATATCGCCAGTAATCGTGCAAATAACAGTAACAGATACATTAACAAGGACAGTTATCAGTCGCCGAGAAAACCCAACTTCTACAACGGACGGAACAACTATGACGAAGACACGAGGCTCCAAAAGCATTTCGACAATAAGTATAACGGTAATGCGACGGACAACAAGATCGCGAACGAGCAACAAAACGGCAGCCACGCGCAGAATGTCAACGAGGAAACCGAGTACACTCCCGTACCGGTGAAGCAACTGATACAGGAATTCGAGAAGACGTGCCGACCGGTTCTACAATACAAGCAGATCAGCCCGAAGATCATTCCAATCGTGCAGCAGTGTCCGTTGGATAACGATATAGCGCGCTTCTTCGAGACGAGAAGTCGCGCGAAGTACAACAACAACCCGGAGGAGGATGCGTACGCGATACG cgCGTGTGAAGGCTACGAGGGTTCTGCGAAGCCGCAGACCCGGTGCAACGGTCGGTTATGCGCCACGCATGAGACCTACCAGAAACTGCAGTCCCGGCGCAACGGACAATTGTACGGAGACCGCCGCGAGAGTTACGAAGGAGCGGCGAAGCTGCAGCCTCGCTGCAACGGCTACGTTTCCACGGACGAAAGCGAGTACACGACGGACGACAGCGATTCCGAGGATATCGCCGACTATCAGAGCGAGGCGGGGCCCGTGGACCGCGGCAATTCCGCACCATCCGCCCTGCTGAACTGCTGCGACAGCAGCGAATACTCGTTCGCGTTCGAGGACGAGTACTCGAGTACCGCGAGACGTCGTTCGACCACCTCGCAGGAGCTGGAGGCTCTTTACGGGAACGACGTGGATGCGAGATACGTTAACACCGAGGCCGAGATGCCTCCCGAGGTGAAATCGTTGATGCTCTCGATGATCGCCTCGCAGGAGGACATACTCGAGACGAAAAAACACCTGCGTAGCACACCGGTCCTGGATAATCTCTTAGGCACCACCACGCCAGAATTCAAACTCGCTGACGCTAACCCGGAGCTAG gCAATAAACTGTACGAGAACGACAATTATGCTGGACCGAAATTGTCCAGCCTCCACAATTTGACGAATTACAATACGGCGCCGCGTGGATGGGATCAGTCTTTCACTATCTATCGGCCTATTAAATTCGAGAAACCGCAGGAAATCAT GAGCTGA
- the LOC105285666 gene encoding uncharacterized protein LOC105285666 isoform X5, with translation MRRASFDKHTNARRNVLSNASYGLTCTKDAEYKCSVNYSSRLQQEKNYLQRSVSADNVVIRSRGYKPSDRHDPVKRNFLESLTSKILHFDMEGGETTPINLQKLLTPASDSHELVQSKNKKMFASSYFYAPTHPTVEDQVELARRISHSLSDVKNVKSKGQSMYVNRKKRSVKWIHDGNGIEDEEESTTTIHKDKLPLKCVMNPCGKVLDIHGIQALGEEVNIAPKNPEKLFDIVRDLNTQKGRGAEIFAKRRKRSEKWVVDQEQPQTPNTPTTPKTPMYPEKPEINGNAKLMTPSSLTPRTPVSNIDKPFYNPFTVDISLDNANVPIADRYRSHCNTNQCSHFSEVKKIYLREVAVGTDSDFPPDQSRSSVIEKSRRIAFEPTNDRANIASNRANNSNRYINKDSYQSPRKPNFYNGRNNYDEDTRLQKHFDNKYNGNATDNKIANEQQNGSHAQNVNEETEYTPVPVKQLIQEFEKTCRPVLQYKQISPKIIPIVQQCPLDNDIARFFETRSRAKYNNNPEEDAYAIRACEGYEGSAKPQTRCNGRLCATHETYQKLQSRRNGQLYGDRRESYEGAAKLQPRCNGYVSTDESEYTTDDSDSEDIADYQSEAGPVDRGNSAPSALLNCCDSSEYSFAFEDEYSSTARRRSTTSQELEALYGNDVDARYVNTEAEMPPEVKSLMLSMIASQEDILETKKHLRSTPVLDNLLGTTTPEFKLADANPELGNKLYENDNYAGPKLSSLHNLTNYNTAPRGWDQSFTIYRPIKFEKPQEIMYSDF, from the exons ACACACAAACGCCAGGCGTAACGTTCTGAGCAACGCGTCGTACGGGCTCACGTGCACCAAGGATGCCGAGTACAAGTGCAGCGTGAACTACAGCAGCCGCCTGCAACAGGAGAAGAATTATTTGCAGCGCAGCGTTTCCGCGGACAATGTTGTGATTCGTTCGCGCGGTTACAAGCCGTCCGACAGACACGATCCGGTGAAAAGGAACTTCCTCGAGAGTCTCACTTCGAAAATATTGCACTTCGACATG GAAGGGGGCGAGACTACTCCGATTAACTTGCAAAAATTGCTCACCCCGGCGTCGGACTCTCATGAGCTAGTACAGTCGAAAAATA aAAAAATGTTTGCGTCCTCGTATTTTTACGCGCCGACGCATCCGACGGTCGAGGATCAGGTAGAACTTGCTCGGCGAATTTCGCATTCTCTTAGCGATGTGAAAAATGTGAAGAGCAAAGGACAGAGCATGTATGTGAACAGAAAGAAACGATCCGTTAAGTGGATCCACGACGGCAACG GTATCGAGGATGAAGAGGAATCGACTACAACCATTCATAAG GACAAGCTTCCTCTCAAATGCGTGATGAATCCATGCGGAAAAGTGTTGGATATCCACGGCATTCAGGCACTAGGTGAGGAAGTCAATATCGCGCCGAAAAATCCCGAGAAGCTCTTCGATATCGTTCGCGACTTGAACACTCAGAAAGGACGTG GCGCTGAGATATTTGCGAAACGTAGAAAAAGGTCGGAAAAGTGGGTGGTGGATCAAGAGCAACCGCAGACACCTAATACACCCACTACGCCGAAAACGCCAATGTATCCGGAGAAACCG GAAATTAATGGTAACGCGAAGTTGATGACGCCGTCATCATTGACACCTCGCACGCCGGTTTCGAACATCGACAAACCGTTTTACAATCCTTTCACGGTGGACATCTCCCTCGACAACGCAAATGTGCCGATAGCAG ACAGGTACCGATCGCACTGCAACACTAACCAGTGCAGTCACTTCAGCGaagtaaaaaagatttatttgcgaGAGGTAGCGGTCGGCACAGACTCCGATTTCCCTCCGGACCAATCTCGATCATCCGTCATCGAAAAATCTCGACGTATCGCTTTCGAGCCTACTAACGATCGCGCTAATATCGCCAGTAATCGTGCAAATAACAGTAACAGATACATTAACAAGGACAGTTATCAGTCGCCGAGAAAACCCAACTTCTACAACGGACGGAACAACTATGACGAAGACACGAGGCTCCAAAAGCATTTCGACAATAAGTATAACGGTAATGCGACGGACAACAAGATCGCGAACGAGCAACAAAACGGCAGCCACGCGCAGAATGTCAACGAGGAAACCGAGTACACTCCCGTACCGGTGAAGCAACTGATACAGGAATTCGAGAAGACGTGCCGACCGGTTCTACAATACAAGCAGATCAGCCCGAAGATCATTCCAATCGTGCAGCAGTGTCCGTTGGATAACGATATAGCGCGCTTCTTCGAGACGAGAAGTCGCGCGAAGTACAACAACAACCCGGAGGAGGATGCGTACGCGATACG cgCGTGTGAAGGCTACGAGGGTTCTGCGAAGCCGCAGACCCGGTGCAACGGTCGGTTATGCGCCACGCATGAGACCTACCAGAAACTGCAGTCCCGGCGCAACGGACAATTGTACGGAGACCGCCGCGAGAGTTACGAAGGAGCGGCGAAGCTGCAGCCTCGCTGCAACGGCTACGTTTCCACGGACGAAAGCGAGTACACGACGGACGACAGCGATTCCGAGGATATCGCCGACTATCAGAGCGAGGCGGGGCCCGTGGACCGCGGCAATTCCGCACCATCCGCCCTGCTGAACTGCTGCGACAGCAGCGAATACTCGTTCGCGTTCGAGGACGAGTACTCGAGTACCGCGAGACGTCGTTCGACCACCTCGCAGGAGCTGGAGGCTCTTTACGGGAACGACGTGGATGCGAGATACGTTAACACCGAGGCCGAGATGCCTCCCGAGGTGAAATCGTTGATGCTCTCGATGATCGCCTCGCAGGAGGACATACTCGAGACGAAAAAACACCTGCGTAGCACACCGGTCCTGGATAATCTCTTAGGCACCACCACGCCAGAATTCAAACTCGCTGACGCTAACCCGGAGCTAG gCAATAAACTGTACGAGAACGACAATTATGCTGGACCGAAATTGTCCAGCCTCCACAATTTGACGAATTACAATACGGCGCCGCGTGGATGGGATCAGTCTTTCACTATCTATCGGCCTATTAAATTCGAGAAACCGCAGGAAATCATGTATTCTGATTTTTAA